The Medicago truncatula cultivar Jemalong A17 chromosome 7, MtrunA17r5.0-ANR, whole genome shotgun sequence genome includes the window TAAAGTGTgaagtaaagaagaaaaaattaagacAATGTTTGAACTGTCGGACTTGTGTCATACAAGTGTTGAAAACCGATGAATGTAAGACATGAAGACACGCCTAATGACAAAAAACACAATGAAAGTAAAAATCcatgaaagaaatgaaaaataatttgggAAGCAAAAAGTCAGCAGGAGTTTGACATATATCAAGATATTGGACTATTATGTACCGAGTAACAAACTAAACTTTTTTGCAATATTGATGTGTGGCTCTATCAAAAAGAGAATTCGGTTCAGCAATAAACATATCAACAAagatgtaaataaataaaaaatagcgagTGATACCTGTATTTTAGGGGGCAGGGGCAATTCTTCCACCAAAGTGGCTGTTGGAACTTGCAAAACTTGAGTACCACTCGAACAATCTGGAAGCTGAACGCTCAAACTTGAAGCATTATTTATGCCTAATGCCTCAAAGTTAGATTCTGGTCCAGCCCCATCTTCAGGAGCAGAAAAGGCAGAAGTTGAGACCTGTATGTCCTTATGATCAACAAAAGTAAGTTTGTTAGGTTAGTACATCTTTAGCACAGAATAACCCTATTATGGAGAAGAGAGTAATCTAAACTTGATAAGGAAAATATTTAGTCATGTCTACACCTTAACAGTTCTTATAAGTTGGTTGAGACCATTTGTCAAAGCAGAAGCTGAGGTCAGTGAAGCTTTAAGTATGCTGAGACCCTGTAATATGTAACCAAAAGTAAGTGTAGTGTTcgcaaataaaaaacaattacaagATGAACATGTCCATACCTCCTTGACACCAATTTTGATAACTCTTTCCTCCAAATCAGATAGTGGGACTTTTGATCTTTTTAGAAGTGACATAGTAGAAATGGACGACATTGGACTCACACACAAGTCGTCTGTCACCATATACATTGATGGTCCTTTGGCATATGATGATTTTGCATTAGAAGACTTGGGATCAACCACTTTAAATGGTACATGCTTTTCTTCATGAATTCTATTATAGTTAGAATACACCATTTCTTTTGTAAGGTCGGTATACCTCATTCTTGTGTAATCATAGTAAGTATGACAATAATTCACAGGTAAGAAAGCAGCGCCAATTGGTAATATCGGGTTCTTGAGTTCAAATTGTGGGGCAATGAGAGGCTTACATAGTTTGTCCTTGAGTCCCTCTGACATTAAATATATGTCCGGACTCAAATCAGAAAAGCTCTTGTACAAGTTATCAATGCTGCTTAAAGACGAAAATCCTTGAAGCATATGCAACACTCCTCCTAAGGGAAATGTtagaaaactaaaaacaaagtCAATAAAATCATCTCCTGCTTCAACAAACAGAATTTGttcatttgtttttcttaatgTCACTTTCACAGACATTTGTCTATCCTCATCGGATGGTAGGTCTCCAATCAGAAACTCAATATTGTTTCTTAGATTCAAATTATCAACAGATTGGCtctttcgtaaaaaaaaatcggTCAAAGGGGTCTTTGAGATTAATGATAACTTGAGAAGATCAACTACCTatacaaaaataagaaataatcaattagaaaaaataatcaatattcaaagaTGATATGTATAATGTAGATGATATAGAAGCCGAAAAAAGCATGCCTCTTTCTTGTTGATGTCAACAGCTTGTTCCTCAATAGCATCAATAGTCTCGACTCCAAGCTTTTGAAGTAGATTTAAACTTGCTCCAAAAACATTAGGCATAACACAAAGATCATCAGAAATGATAAAAGTAGCATTTTCCTTCACAAAACCATTTTCTATATTGAAAAACTTTGGGAATACTTCTCTGTTCATTACTTTCCCACAATAGCATTTTTGGTTCCTAAAAAAGCTCAAAAGGCAGCCACTAACCTTTCTTCTACAATCCCAGTTCTCGCACACAAAGTACTGCAAGCGTTCAGTGTCGTCTATATTCAGTTTCAGCTGTCGGCAGTAATCTTCCATCGAGTTTCTTGGTTGCAGTAGCATTTCCTTGCAAGTAAGTGAGGACAAATATTGTTGATCAAGATTTGACACACTTTGATACAATGAGCTAATGCTGCCAAATTTCACTGCTTCAATATTTGAGTCCTTAGCCACAAATCTTGCAATAGTCCCTAAAGGCAATGTTAAGAAGCTGAAGAGAGCATCAACGAAATCCTTCCCAGCCTCAGCATACACAACTTTGTTCTTTTCTTTGTCCACCAAAATTCTCAGGCGAACATTATCAACTTGTTCAACTGATTCAGTTTGAATGGAAGCCATAGTATATCAATGGAAGAAGACACAAATTACAGCGAGATCCTAAAACAACTATCCAAAATGTGCTTATAATAAAgagatttttgtttaaattgacGTTTTCTTTCTTCTATGAAAAGTGAAGTTAAAAGTTACTACTACGGCGTCAATGTTTTCTACTAGTTTCTAGACGACtttgaaaagtgaaattaaaAGTGTAACCATTAAATCACACACATGAGATAGTGGAACCATTAAAAGCCTTGGTTAGCCAAACGAAACACTTGATCATTTTGTATGCTTGATTTAAAACGTAGAGATAACAATCGGTGTGGGGCTATCCAATGGACAAGGAAAAAACTCGGTGGAATTAATTAAAAGCAACATTCCGATTATTTGTAAGTGTctcttttaataaattttttgtttctatttaactagcATTTTTGAAGTTTAATGCAACATTACaagttgttttaccaatattatctatactacttatttatttactacAAAGACATGAAtttatgaaatgagatattaaatgaaggGTTAATAGCGTTTTACCCCCtataatatagatcattttggatatcccctgtaaaatttattttttgggtttcGTCTTTgtaacttgaaattttttggttttagaccttcatgaattttgactatATAAAATCGATGATATGGTGGGGTGTAAACTGAAATTTACTCAAATcaacagggggtaaatcaaaatttaCCTCAATTACAAGGgagtaaaccaaaattttctcaaattacagggaGCAAAATTTGTCATGAAAGTccgaaaccaaaaaatctttaaattacaaggatcgaaatccaaaaaaaaattacatggggaaaatcgaaaatgacctatattatagggggtaaaacactattaacccttaaatgaATAAgattattatagtaaaagtgtAAATTCTTGTattaaaattagtaatttttattgaatgtcttgatttttgtaaaatgttaaaaaatgacaattaaaaaggataTATAAATAACTTGTATAAGTTTGCTAACCaataataacaacttaacaatttttCGTTTAAGAGTAACTTTACCCTTAAGTTTACCACATTTACATCATCTCTAGATTTAGTACCACTTATACTCTTCCTTAATATTGGATAGTACTACTTATACTCATATCTATCATATATAAAATTGTTGATCATTGTCGTTAAAAAAAGTCATACTTGTAACTAAGTAACACAGACAGCGAGGtttgatgagagagaaaaaCATGCACAAGGCAAGGATACATGGATGTATGAACAAGAACGCGTATACCCGTTGCTCAATACTAGAATATGAGGGAAGATCCAGAACTTGGAGGGAAATCTGAGTCAAGCTGGACATACACAATAGGTTGAAGAGGGACAATATCAGATGAGGTTGAATATCAGCCTGAAGTGGGTCAAGAGGTACATTAGTTGACCCCAAAAAAAGGAACGGactcaaaaaatgtaaaatcaGCTGAAATGAGGTACCATCGAAGAGTAGGAGAGTAGCAACGATAACCTTTTTGAGACCGATGATAACCAAGAAAGACACATTTCAATGATCTGGCTGAAAGTTTGTCAAGACCAAGAGAAAGATAGTGAACAAAACATGTGGACCCAAACACACGGGGTGGAAGCGAGTGTAAAAGGGTATTAGGAAAATGGACCGAGTGTGGGACTTGATTACCTAAGACCGAGGAAGACATGTAATTTATAAGATAGCATGCCATAAGAACATCCCCCCAAAAACGAAACGAAACATTACAATGAAGTAAAAGAGTTCTAGTGGTTTCAATGAGATGACAATTTTTTCGTTCGGACACCCCCATTTTGTTGAGGTGTATGGGCACATGATGTTTGACGAATAATACCATTGGAGGacatcaaattttgaaattggTGAGACATATATTCTTTGGCATTATCACTATGTAAAGTTCGAATAGACGCTCCAAATTGAGCTTTAACTTCATgataaaattgttcaaaaatagagaataattcaaaactatttttcattaaaaatatccATGTGCAACAAGAAAAGTCAtcaataaaagtaacaaaatattTGGACTCTAATAAGATAGGGTTAGGCCTATCCATTTAATATGTTAAGGTCAATCAAAGGTATGTGGTGAAATTTTAAGATTCATATATAAAAGTGGTTTCTTTATATGGCAATGTAGGAATACCTAGTCTACTTTTTGTTTCAATTACTTGCGAGAGTGTGATTCCCTACCTTAATAACTATCCGATCGTGAATGAGACTCCAAAGGAGTGACGACCCTTTACCCCGTATTACATGTATGACATTTTGGGTGATTGAGAAGCAACAAGACATCTAGAGGACGTTAGATCCCATCAAACTAACCACTTGAATAAGATCCATCATTTCATAATAGataattatttgtattaatcCAAATAAAGAGATATAGTGGATTTGAAGAATCTTAATCGTCACTaaactctttaaaaaattaaaaatgtaatgtaaattattatattataaaaaacaatcaaCCTAAAGTAATTTCATTTataaggttaatttttttttttaacattatcaAAATTACCCTATTGCCAACTGCTTATTTAATTTGcattaaacatcaatatataaaGACTCAACAACTCATAAAACTATCCGATGTGAGGCCTGTTAcctttgaaatatatatatatatatataaaaaaaaacacaatgcaATAGGCTACTTTTGGGGATGTCAGATTTTTTTACTATATCTGAGCTCCTTATTCTCCATGCAATGTTAATCTTATTTTCTGTAATTATGATCCCTCAAATAATGGTAATTTGCTTGCTCGATTGCATGACTGTAGGGGATTGACTTACAATATTACTAGACATATAGTTAATACTCCTctattgtaaaagaaaaaaaaagagtcaaTATTACAAGATATTACATCATTTGGAGGTTACGGTTGGAAAAGAAGTAACATCGTCTGGGAGAGCTATATTACTAGATTGGAAgattgaaaataaacaaatctgAAATAGGATGTAACTGCAGTTCAGATCAATAAGACAGGTtcagatagagagagaaaactcGATACAGGTATGCTAAAATGTAATTCTGATGCGGCACTGTTCATTGATCAGAACTGCTTCGGGTATGGGCGTATGGCAGTGAATTTGTCCACGCACTGCTTGCTCATTTCAAGGGGAATCCATGAGCTGCTTAAGCTTATGGTCTGCTGGTATGGCTGCAGGAACAAGATTTTAACAATGTCGTCATTGAACTAGACTGCTTGCAAGCAGTGGAGACTGTCAACAAAACAAGATGTTATCTTAACGAgtttggccccctatctttccaaaagttgcggttatggacccctaactaatttatatacaaaacagccccttatgttttgattctttggcagttttggatcCCCAGTCCAtagttgactcggtcaacgctgacgtggcaccctaagtgaggtgccacgtgtcaatttttttttttgccttgggggtccaaaactgccaaagaatcaaaacatagggtgttgttttgtatttaaattagttaggggtccataaccgcaacttttagaaagatacGGGtgcaaaaatgcaattaagccttatatTTAATAACTGAGAGTTGTATTAAGAGGCAAGTTAATCGAGTGGCTCATAATCTAAAAAAGGCATCCTGTTTTCATACTAGTACTGTATGTTATAATTACATCTAAATTTGTATTCAGAATCTTATATtgaatgaaatgctataagttTTTCTCCTGTTAAAAAATACTTATATTCTTGCCaacaaacaataattttttagcAAAGCTCCGTATAACATACTAACAAAGGTCATcgacatttcaatttttatcgCACAATAGCACCCAATTGGTTTGACAAATTATTCCACAAAACCTCTCTTTatctaaataaaaaacaaaaaactaaagtATTCAACAAGTTTTAGTTTATCAAATAAAGAAGAAACAAGtcttattttttgacaaattacataaataatactataaattatataaaaaaaaaacatatatctaatataaaattaaatataacattcAAATCTCATGAAACattcataaatcatataaaacacCCAAATCGTATGAAAGCTTTTACTCATGAATCattcataaatcatacaaaACACCTAAATCTTTTGAAAGCTTTAAAGTAACCAACATAGTATCAAAAGTCttaatcaaaattcaacatAATAGTCAATCTCGGATAGCATAGTGCGTAAAGGCCGACCTCAAAAGTGGGATATCAAGTTAGCGTATAGTGGTATGACAAATAGTGGTCACcgatatttgattattttttgaacaaattacatgaataatgttataaagtataaacaaacttacatatttttttaaaaaaacttacgtatatttaatataaaattaattatatcacTCAAATCTCATGAGACATTCCATAAATCAAAATGCCAAAAATCAAAAgatagaaaaacaaataaaaaaatcataaaacaagagaaaccataaaaaagaagaagaaaaaaagaacagaGAAACCATACAATAgagtcaatttgatttttaaaatccCCAAAATaccctaaaataaatttagaaatttGAAAACCATACAGaatgtttgaaaaataatgtcaatttgaaaattttcaactaaaatcaaataggGGCTGAAGCGGCCGTTATCCGCTATGCCGCTATAGCACCTGAAGCGGCCGCTATCTCATTCCGCACCGCTACGAAAATTAACGTAACGGTTCGTCGCCGCTACGCGCGGCCGCTATAGTGCCGCTGTTGACTACCATGGTTGAAAAActactaatttttaaattttaaatttttcattccTGTAATTACTGTAATCAATTCCAAAACAATCTCTTGGATAAccacaaattcatttttatttgtttatgctttcaatgaatcatcataaatcataacAATAACCAAACCTTTTGTCTGGCCAACTACTCCAAGGCTTTAGCATTATCCGATGTGATTAATAATTTCATTTCACATTCCAAAGTTGCACACGCTAAAGaaataaatagtcaatttttaaaaccaaaCGTTTTATAAGCAAGTTTCAGCATAGTTGTATtgccattgaaaaaaaaaaacaaaacaaagttgCATTAATATTACTTCTCTAGGTGAATTGCCAATATTTGTTACAATGACAGATAATTATACTTGACCCATTGAACAAGTTAACCATGTTCGGCTGAGAGTTATGGTGGACGGAAAAAGGAACAAAGTTGTGTATGCTGAGGCAGGCAAGGATTTTGTCGATGCTCTCTTCAGTTTCTTAACATTGCCTTTAGGAACTATTGCAAGACTTGCGGCTAAGCAGTCGAATATCGGAGCTGTAACAGTTGGAAGCCTGAGTTCACTGCATCAAAGTGTAGCAGATCTTGATGAACAATATCTCTGGACGCATGCCTGCAAGGAAATGCTACTCAAGCCAAGGAACTCCATGGAAGTTTATTCCCAGAATATGAAATTGAACATTGACGATACTGAACCAATGAATTATTTCCTCTGTCAGAATCGGTCTTGTTACTGTAGTAGTATAAGTGGCTTTTTGAGCACTTTTAGGAATCAAAATTGCTCTTGTGGAAGAGTAATGGACAGAGTAGTAATCCCGGGTTCTGGTTTGATTCAAGAAAACGGATATGTCAAGGAAACGGCTACATTTATCATTTGTGATGATCTTTATGTCATGCCTAACGTTATCAGAACAAGTGTTTCGTCTACTTCAGGACCTTGGAGTCCGAAACATTCAAGCAATTCAAGAAAGAACTTATCTCATCAGCGTAAAAGAGGCATGCTTTCTTAGCCTGTACATatctttgttgttgatttttttttaattaattattttatatttgatatttgatttgTGTAGGTACTTGATCTTCTCAAGTTGTCAATTCTCTCAAATACTCCTTCAACTGATTTTATATTTGGGAATAATAATCAATTCCTTCATAGTAACCTAAGACACCAATCTGAATTTGTGATTGGAGATGTATCACCCTATGAATTTAGACAAATGTCTGTGAAAGTACTGGTGAGAAGATCAACAAGAGAGGTTTTGTATGCTGAAGCTGAGGAAGATTTTGCGGACTTTCTTTTGAGTTTTCTCACTTTCCCCTTAGGAGGAGTGTTGCATATGCTTCAAGGATTTTCTTCTATAAGCTGCATTGATAATTTATACACCAGCATGACTGCTTTGAGTTCAGATAGGTATTTGATGTCACAGGACCTTAAAAACAAACTAGTGAAGCCTCTTTGTGCCGCACAATTTGAGCTCAGGAACCAGATATTACCAATATCTGCAGTTTCCTTACCTTTATATTATTGTCATACTTACCAATTGAATGGTGTGCATGGGTTAAGGGGGCCTGTCCCCGGCACTCTTACTTCTACACCAAAGTATATGAATGATTGTATCACTCAACAAAATACACAATTGTCATTTGTTGATCCTAAGTTTTGTATgtcaaaatcatcaaattctggAGAATATGCTAGAGGGCCATCAATGTTCATGGTGACAGACGACTTGGCAGTGACTCCAATGTCTTCTGTAACTGCTCTTTCATATCTAATTAGCTCAAACGTCCCTCTATCTGACTTAGAGGAAATGGTCATCAGAATTGGTGTAACGGAGGTAAGAAACATCCTAATAATTTGATCCTTGTCATTTATCGTTATGTATTTTCATTGGCTTTCATGGCATTGATATtgattagtatttttatttttatgttaatgtaGGGTCTCAGCATACTAAAAGCTTCTTTGATCTCAACAAATGGTCTCAGCCAGATTATAAGAACTAATCTTGTAGAATTGTAAAACATTTGTTTTACAGCTTTTGTTGCTTGATAGTTGTTGATGGACATGAAGTTATCAatattttgtctttttattttcctttttgaatCTGTCAATGTTATCTTTTCATTTCTTATATAAAAGTATTTAGTGCTCTTTTCTTAACATATCAGATAAAATGAATTTTACATTGTGATTTTTCTTACATTATCAggttttatatgttttttttttaaggagcaaaCGGGTCTAACTGCTAAGCCCAAACATGTAAAAACCATAGAAACCTtgaaatttgtatcatcatcaTATTCTAAACCAAAAACTAAACTCCAAACTTCATTCCACAAAACACTTCCACAAGCATCGTCCGGACTGATTTTTAACACTGTGCTATGATATCAAGAGACAGAGAGTCAATTCATTAAAGTAAGTTCATAAATTGGttacataaaagaaaaatttgttaaTTGATCCAAAAAATAAGGGATCCTATGTGTATCTTGTAATGAATATCGAGGCCTAACTCATCagtacaaaaccggcttgtatgGTGaggaaactcttctcaagattcctatctatccgatgtgggactaaatcccaccTGAGAGTTGGCTgctaacacaccccctcacgcttcAGCCCGGTCCAATGGGACGAAGCGTGTAGATGCAGGAAGCCCAACGACATGGACTCGAtagactctgataccatgtaACGAACATCAAGGCCTAACTCATCcgtacaaaaccggcttgtacggTGAGGAAACTCTTCTTAAGAttcctatctatccgatgtgggactaaatcccaccCGAGAGTTGGCCGCTAACATAtctatgtatgtatatgtagCGGTGTCGATGTCGTCCTATATTTTTAACGAGTGAATATGCAAAAAAAACcgtgaaattgtaacttttgtCAAAAACCCCCTTGATTTTTGCAAAGCTTCAAAAAAACCCCTGAAATTGTTAAAtgttagtcaattacccccctctGTCTGTTTTGGCTGTTACACCCTGTGACGTGGCAATTAACTGTACACGTGGCACCTCCATGTGGACTGAAAGTTATGCCACGTCATAGCGGGGTAATtgactcttttttatttaatttttttgttgctttttttggtttaaaatttTTGTGATTATAAAAATAGGCAAATACCCCCCTCAACTTTAAAACTTATGTACCAATTATCCTGCTCAAAATTAACACTTACGTGTAAATACCCTGATAAATTGTATATGTTATTACAAGATAAGTTTAAAATTATCAGACAATACTCTTTTTCAAAACTTCACCCTAATGAAGTATTTTCAAGCATCTAAAAACAAATATACGTACTAACTATTTCTTCACAAAAACAAGATTACTTTAAATGCAAGGTTTAGATAGTAAGATTTGAAATTGCATGTTACACAAACAAAGTAGACATCCAAACATATCACCTCAAATGTTATACACTTCAAATATTAAAAGAACTTGCAAAAGTTGTCCTGGATGAAGTAGTAGCAATTCATACACACCAATCCTATATAGTAAAACCATGCTTGCCTCCAATAAGGATTGATGCACAAAACAGTTGGAATTACCAAAACTATTGATGTGTATGCCACAACAAAGCTCACACGGAAAACATACATGTCCACCCAACTATCATTATCTCCATCACTGTTCAAACCATTCGGTAATGTAGCAAGTGCTTCTCCACTTGGATTGCAACTTTTTGGCAATGGAAGCCCACAAAGAAATTGATTACCCTCGTAGCTGCTTTCATCAAAAGTACTAAATTGTCCTTTCATTTCAGGTGTTGCACCTGATAAATTGTTGTGTGCCACACTAAATACTTCAAGGTAGTGCAATCCACTTAGCCGAGGAGGAATTTGGCCACTCAACATGTTGAAAGAAAGATCTAAACTCTCAACCTGTACCAAATCAGAGAATGTAGCTGGAATTTTTCCGGTGAAAAAGTTGTTGGACAAGTTCAATGCTCGAATTCTTGTCAAGTTTCCAAGCTCAGATGGAATACTTCCATTTAATTTATTGTGAGACAAGTCAATTCCAGACATATAAATAAGCACATTTGTTGTATAAGTTTCTGACCTTTTCTTTGAAGTAAAGGttgctttttctttctctaatcGTTCACTGCCATTTTGTCCATGTAGATTCATACCATTGAATCGATCCCTTGATATCTCTGGATCTTTATTCTCAAAAGGCATTTTACCCAAACAACTAGGTATTTCCccaacaaaattattatatgaaagGTCTAGTATATTTAAATCTGTTAGGTGGCATAATTGCTTTGGTATATTCCCTTTAAAGTGGTTGCCTTTCAAAAGGAGGATTTTCAATCCTGTATAATGGATGTCATGAATTAAATCATGAAATCCATTTGTTATTTCATTGTTGCTAAGGTCTAGTGTCACTAAGGAAGACCTTTCTCTGAACATGTTTTTGGACAAACAACGTAATTTGTTGTTGCTCAAATGGATAGAGCTGGTAAAATTACTTACAAAAGATGGAACACAACCCGTCAAATTATTTTGGGAAAGATCCAGATAACTAATACTTCCAAGTCCTGCCAGCTCTGATGGTATAGATCCTTCAAAATGATTGTTGGACATCGAGAGCTCAATCAAATTTGTACAATTTGACATTTGGCTTGGAATTTTCccagttaaattattattacttaAGTCCACATGTTGGATGACATATGATTTAAAAAAGTTACTTGGGATGTTTCCAGAAAGACTATTACCGTCCAACAATAACGATTGAAGAGGGAACATTGACAACATAGGAGGTATAAGTCCATGAAGATTGTTGTTTGAAAATCTTAAATGTGTGAGATCATTCCCATCTCTAGTTAAGTTATATGGTATTTCTCCAGATAATTGATTATCAGACATGTCCAATGCATTTAAAAAGCTCAAGTGACATAGCTCAGAGGGAATTGTACCATGAATTGCATTTCTAGACATGTTTAGAAGAATCaaatttggaaaaattgaaCTGATGTTATTGCTCAACATTTGACCAGTTATTGCATTGTTGGATATATCAATTCTTACCATGTTGAGATTGGGACGAGAAGGAAGCTGGAAATCTCCTACAAATGAACAACTCTCGAGAGTAAGATCTTccatttttgtgttgttttctaATAACCAATTTGGAAATTCTCCACTTAGTTTACAACCAGTGAAATCTACATCAGTCAAATTGTATTGGTAAAAGAGAAAGTTTGGAAGTGGAATGGAATTTGCCTTAGTTGTTGAAGACAATTGAAGCACTTGCAATTGAAATTTGGGAACCCATGTTTCCAAAGTTGAGTGTAAGTCAAGGATGACTTTGTTCCCATTACCATAGATGAACTTAAGGTTTGAATGATTGGAAAATTGTTTGAATGAAATAGGGAATTCAAATTGGTTTCCTTCAAATTTAAGATATTCAAGGGAAGCAAGACTTGCAAGGTTAGGACCAATATTACCAATAAAGTGATTATTAGCAAGTGTCAAAGACCGAAGCGAAGTCATGTTAACAAACGATGAAGGGAGTTTCCCCACAAATTCATTGTTGGATAGATCTAACTCTTCCAAATTCTTAAGCTTAGACCAatctgaaaaatgaaattttgaaaattaaatccACTTTAAATGAGGCATATTGATGAAAATACGTTTTGACaaatcaaaaaataacaaagaagaagattttttttttttgggttgttATGCATATCGTAAAAGTTGTTCTAATAATTAATTGAAGTGATGAAAACAATTACCTCCAATTGGAAGGGTACCatttatttcacaatctgaCGCTGACAAAACTTTTAACGAAGGCAAGTCCCCAATACTTTTGAAAAACTCATTTCCCAGGTTAGAACTGTAGTCCAATGCCAAGTATTCCAAGTTACTTAAACCACGAAATCCTACACACAAAATGAAACAAGTCTATATTGACCAAAAGGAAATAGAACTACAAAAGTAGCAGTATAGcattatttaattgaatgaatgtgAAAAGATAGTTTACATTGTCAGGAGGAATTGATAGTTTACGTGTTCTTACCTTCGGCAAGAATGGTTCctttaaattcattttctatCAAAGTAAGACTCTTTATAGATGGAAAAGCCTGTAACGAATCTTGTAGATTGCTTCCATTTATCATATTCGAATCTAGTGCAAGAATATCCAATCTGCTTAAATTTTTTGACCCTGAAAAATGCAAGTTTGTTAGACTAAACTTTTTAATCATACAAAACTTAAGAAAATTTGTCTCAACTTAAGTCATACAATGAGATAAAAAGATATCGTTAGAAATTAGAACACATTGTGATATGATTGCCAAATATCATATCCATTACTTACTGGACCATCTGTTGgaataaaatgtgtttcacaatgaaccttaataagttttgatgataacaaggtattaaaaattgtcaattggttattgctaataattgttcaaatgtacaggaccaaaggctagtcaagttatttcaataggtcttggaagaacaatggaaagaaaaagaaattctaagcatctgaagaaa containing:
- the LOC25498695 gene encoding receptor-like protein 15; its protein translation is MRSLVGVCFLGLLFLEVMCCEGCWKQEREALIALNSQMGNYLSWGNTNDCCQWYGVECNTTTGRVSELELESMDGRTWQVNYSDLISFKELKFLSLYLTQISNCTRTGQGLKNLEVLHSHDSFMMDNAICLDGLSSLKSLSLAVDNTSLHIFQTVLETISSKLLHLEVLILSAENLTNEILPSLRGFTSLKELVLDGIGLDSDLHFQGLCAILKNLEILDLSNNNFKDTDIASPLSRLSSLKSLSLQGSELTMQSIQNISKLRSLEILELFGNNLNLWPLENHGFGFAWPSSLQVLSLSRNSLSNSILSYLNNLPHLKSLDLSANNLKGSLDISGLLNLTSLKILDFSYNHITNFIVHKGSKNLSRLDILALDSNMINGSNLQDSLQAFPSIKSLTLIENEFKGTILAEGFRGLSNLEYLALDYSSNLGNEFFKSIGDLPSLKVLSASDCEINGTLPIGDWSKLKNLEELDLSNNEFVGKLPSSFVNMTSLRSLTLANNHFIGNIGPNLASLASLEYLKFEGNQFEFPISFKQFSNHSNLKFIYGNGNKVILDLHSTLETWVPKFQLQVLQLSSTTKANSIPLPNFLFYQYNLTDVDFTGCKLSGEFPNWLLENNTKMEDLTLESCSFVGDFQLPSRPNLNMVRIDISNNAITGQMLSNNISSIFPNLILLNMSRNAIHGTIPSELCHLSFLNALDMSDNQLSGEIPYNLTRDGNDLTHLRFSNNNLHGLIPPMLSMFPLQSLLLDGNSLSGNIPSNFFKSYVIQHVDLSNNNLTGKIPSQMSNCTNLIELSMSNNHFEGSIPSELAGLGSISYLDLSQNNLTGCVPSFVSNFTSSIHLSNNKLRCLSKNMFRERSSLVTLDLSNNEITNGFHDLIHDIHYTGLKILLLKGNHFKGNIPKQLCHLTDLNILDLSYNNFVGEIPSCLGKMPFENKDPEISRDRFNGMNLHGQNGSERLEKEKATFTSKKRSETYTTNVLIYMSGIDLSHNKLNGSIPSELGNLTRIRALNLSNNFFTGKIPATFSDLVQVESLDLSFNMLSGQIPPRLSGLHYLEVFSVAHNNLSGATPEMKGQFSTFDESSYEGNQFLCGLPLPKSCNPSGEALATLPNGLNSDGDNDSWVDMYVFRVSFVVAYTSIVLVIPTVLCINPYWRQAWFYYIGLVCMNCYYFIQDNFCKFF